The genomic interval ACCACCTGCACGGGTGTCGAGATGTTCCGCAAGGAAATGACCGAAGGCCGTGCAGGCGACAACGTCGGTTGCTTGCTGCGTGGTATCAAGCGTGAAGACATCCAGCGTGGCCAGTGCTTGGCCAAGCCAGGATCGATCAAGCCGCACACGAAGTTCGAAGCAGAAGTTTACTGCTTGAGCAAAGAGGAAGGTGGGCGTCACACCCCATTCTTCAGCGGCTATCGCCCCCAGTTCTACTTCCGTACAACGGACGTCACCGGCACCGCCAACTTGATCGGCGCCGAAATGTGCATGCCCGGCGACAACGTGAAGGTTGAAGTGGAAATGCACAAGCCGATCGCGATGGACGACGGTGTTCGTTTCGCGATTCGCGAAGGTGGACGTACGGTCGGTTCGGGCGTCGTCACCAAGATTCTCTCGTAATCGACGAATCACAGTCATCTTGAGTCAAAAAGAGACGAACCAACGGACCGATTTCACGTCGGTTCGTTGGTCGTTTTGATTCTGGGTGGACCCCGGTACTGGGGTGACGGTATGATTTCAGGATTCATGTTTGGCTGTGCCGGCAATGTCGCCGGTTCCACAGGGGTGTAGCTCAATTGGCAGAGCACTGGTTTCCAAAACCAGCGGTTGCGGGTTCAAGTCCCTCCGCCCCTGCTCATTGGAATACGCGAGGAGTCGCGGAATAACTCAACCCAGGAGTATTTGAAGTGTCGCGAGAGATAGCCGGAGCGAGCAGCGGGACACCGTTGCTCAATGAACTGTTCCAGGCGTCGGTGTACAAACCGAACCAAGGAAGGGTTGTTCGACAATTGACGGTGCTGGCCATATGGGTGATTGTCGCCTTTGGTTGCTGGCGGCTTTATTCAACACTGAGTGGCTCGATCGACAACGGGTACGCGGCGGCTGGTATCCCCAGTGCATTGCTAGCGATCGGCCTGTGGTTCGGTTATCGTTTGGTCAACTGGCCTCGATTCGCGGACTTTTTGATCGCTGTCGAAGCCGAAATGAACAAGGTCACGTGGCCCAGCCGCGGTGAGCTGATCAGGGCATCGGTGGTTGTCGTCGTGACCATCGCCGTGCTGGCGATTTCGCTGTTCCTGTTTGATATTTTCTGGCAATGGTTCTTTAGCTTTTTCTGGACCATTAGCTAACGCGACCACTCGCTAATTTGATCGCCCATGCACGATTGCGTTCTCCAACGCATTACGGATAACGTTTTCCGGACGGACCATTTGAGAATGACTGACGAAGACTCCAAGCTGATTTCCGACGAAGCCGAGACCACCGAAGCCTCCGATGCCGCGATTGATGACCCAGGTCAGGACGCGACGGAGGATGCTGTGCTCGAAGACGGCGCAATCGAGGATGGCGATGCTGGCGACGATGATTCCTCCGGTGGTGAGTCCAAGGATTTCATGGACTCAGAGACCGACGCGGATGATGCCCCGGCAATGGACTGGTACATCCTGAAAGTAGCTTTCAATCGCGAAGACTCCATTGCGGACGCGTTGCGTAAGCGGATCAAGATGGAAGGCATGGAAGAGTTCTTTGGTGACGTGGTTGTTCCCACCGAAGACGTGGCCACCTTTACACGCGACGGAAAACGTCGCATCACCAAGCGGAAATTGTTGCCCGGTTACATCATGGCCCGCATGATCATCAATGATGACACGTGGTTCTTGGTCCGAGAAACAGGCGGTATCAGCGATTTCACCGGCTCGGCCGGAAAGCCCATGCCGATGGATCCGGCTGACATCGAACGGTTCGTCAATCGCCCCGAAGTCGATGATGATGACGAGCCCGCACCGATCAAGACGGCGATTCCGTTCAAAGTCGGTGACCGCGTGCGAGTCAAAGAGGGCAACTTTGAGAACCAAGAGGGAGATGTGGACACTGTCGATGAAGCGAACGGCCGAATCACCGTGATCATCAACATCTTCGGCCGCAGTGTCCCGATGGAATTGGATCACTGGCAGGTTGAACCGCTGTAAAGTTGCCGGACGTCCCTAGCGGGTTTCGCAGCAACGTTTACACTGTCCGAAAAAATTCCCCCAACACCACCTTAACTCAATATTGATTGCACCCGGTCGCTCAGCAAGCATGACTTGGCTGGCGACCGCGACTGGAAGGCAAACGAAAAATGGCAAAACAAGTATCAGGTATCGCGAAATTCCAAATCCCTGGTGGCCAGGCAACCCCTGCTCCCCCTGTCGGTACGTCGCTCGGTAAGTACGGTGTCAACCTTGGACAGTTCGTTCAAGCGTTCAATGACAAGACGAAGGAATACAACGGAACTCCCATCCCCGTCGTCGTGACCGTCTACAACGACCGAAGTTTTGACTTCGTCACCAAGAGCCCACCGGCAGCATCGTTGCTGAAGCAAGCCGCCGGAATCGCCAAAGGCAGTGGCGTTCCTCACGTCACCAAAGTCGGTACCGTCACCCGCGAGCAGTGCGCTGCCATCGCTCAAACCAAGATGGAAGACTTGAATGCTCGCAGTATCGATCAAGCGGTCAAAATGATCGAAGGAACCGCTCGCAGCATGGGACTGAACGTCGAAGGCTGAACGTCGAAAAGACCTTTCGCCAATATCTCAAAGGCACGACCCGCATTGCGGGTCGTGCCTTTTTTTGTGTTCCACTGGTGTCTGAATCGCGACTTGAGCATGGGGGAGTAACCGTTGCGCATACGGCACAAGGCGGATGGTTTGTGTTTGGGCGGATAGCTGTCTGCGCAAGTCAATGGTTGGGAATAGCAAAACGCTTGGCGGGGCACGCGCTATCGACTTGGAAAGCCGAGCGACGATTGTCGTTCGACTTTCCAAGTCGAAAACGAACACAGCTCCCCACCCTCGCATTCGCCTAAACGGCCAAGCGAGTCCTCCCCCAAGTCCCCTTGGGGAGGTGACAGCGGACCATGAAATGGTCCCAGATGGTAGCCGGCGGTCGAGCGTAGCGAACACCGCCGGTGCTTGCCGTCGAGTTCAAACCGACCCCGAAGGGTGTCGCAGAATGGACGCCGTGATGACTGGTAAGCCGTATTATATCATGCACAGCATGACCTACGATCGCTGTCTCTCGCTCGGTCACCGTCATCGATGTCACGCGGTGGTTCGTCGTTGATATTCGACCAATCCGTGCAACGCGTGATAAAGTCCGCCGCACTCCAGATCAATACCGTCACATTGGTCCAATACCCCGCATAACTTGCGGACGCCGCGAACGACCCACGTTTCATGAAGCGTTTGCTGATCGGCAGCGATGGACAAGAATTCCAGGACATGTCCGGTGGTCCCCAGCGTTTCTCCCAAGTCTCGAACCCAACCAGGACGATGGAAATAGGCTGTCGAGTACGTGCCGTCTGGATTCTGGTTCTCCTTTGACTCCGCGATGCAACTTGACACCAATTGTTGCGCCCGCTGCCAAACACCAGTAACGGGCATCTGTTCAGCGATTCGTTTGCGTAGGGCGGTTGCGATTCCAATCAGACGGTGAGTGCCGCCACAGGCACTTTGCTCCAAGTCTCGCTCAATCTCCGATTCTAGCAACAGTTCTGTCGAATAGGTTTCGCCGTCACGTGCAACCCAACTGTGATCGGTGGAACGATAGGCAGACAGCGCAATCAATGTCCAGCTGAACTCAAGTTCCAGATTCAGTGGCACGTCCCACTCGGCTTGGTTGAGCCAATCGGCGAATGTGAACACATGATCGCCGCCGCGGACCTCCGTCTCCAACGGCAGATCACACTGGCACAGCACCG from Stieleria varia carries:
- the secE gene encoding preprotein translocase subunit SecE, translated to MSREIAGASSGTPLLNELFQASVYKPNQGRVVRQLTVLAIWVIVAFGCWRLYSTLSGSIDNGYAAAGIPSALLAIGLWFGYRLVNWPRFADFLIAVEAEMNKVTWPSRGELIRASVVVVVTIAVLAISLFLFDIFWQWFFSFFWTIS
- a CDS encoding ADP-ribosylation factor-directed GTPase activating protein isoform b; amino-acid sequence: MAASAGALTGCPLSVPESLPQVRTAGSESGQADGNADAGEQPLSQLIADTLQRNLQTRALSTQLHGAWQILHGVLAYGREFIVETPDGTKPTIDYLLGGGEIRGFEPMFGDRFGDDARRGLRMELAPDNKVSQGHRDQWLAVLCQCDLPLETEVRGGDHVFTFADWLNQAEWDVPLNLELEFSWTLIALSAYRSTDHSWVARDGETYSTELLLESEIERDLEQSACGGTHRLIGIATALRKRIAEQMPVTGVWQRAQQLVSSCIAESKENQNPDGTYSTAYFHRPGWVRDLGETLGTTGHVLEFLSIAADQQTLHETWVVRGVRKLCGVLDQCDGIDLECGGLYHALHGLVEYQRRTTA
- the nusG gene encoding transcription termination/antitermination protein NusG, whose product is MTDEDSKLISDEAETTEASDAAIDDPGQDATEDAVLEDGAIEDGDAGDDDSSGGESKDFMDSETDADDAPAMDWYILKVAFNREDSIADALRKRIKMEGMEEFFGDVVVPTEDVATFTRDGKRRITKRKLLPGYIMARMIINDDTWFLVRETGGISDFTGSAGKPMPMDPADIERFVNRPEVDDDDEPAPIKTAIPFKVGDRVRVKEGNFENQEGDVDTVDEANGRITVIINIFGRSVPMELDHWQVEPL
- the rplK gene encoding 50S ribosomal protein L11, which encodes MAKQVSGIAKFQIPGGQATPAPPVGTSLGKYGVNLGQFVQAFNDKTKEYNGTPIPVVVTVYNDRSFDFVTKSPPAASLLKQAAGIAKGSGVPHVTKVGTVTREQCAAIAQTKMEDLNARSIDQAVKMIEGTARSMGLNVEG